The genomic stretch ATGATGTGCACCTGCCTTCTTCCTGACAAGCGGAGAGCGCTCTCCGATTCTATCGAGCAGATGCGCCCCGCCATACACCCGCAACGAGCGCGGCCATCCCGATTCCGCCGGCTCCGGGAGTCCAGTGAATTCCCCTTAGGTGCCCATCTCACCGATGCCTATCGGCACAGGGGGCGGTGCCTCGCCCTGGTGGGCGGGTGTCGGCGTCGGCGGGTGCGACCCGCGGGCCCGGCGGTTGTCCCGTCCGCGCGGGCGGGGGGCGCACACGGCCCTGGCCGCAGTCGGGGCCGTGTGCGGGCGCCTAGGATTCCGGGCTGTCGTCGCGCGGGCCCGGGGCTGTGCCCTGGCGGACGCCGTGCAACGCATCCGGGGCCCCTGCCGCATGCCGTCCCGGGTCGGACAGCGTCCCCTGCTGAGCACCGCACATCCGATCCGATGGTGACACCGATGACACGACCTGCCGCGCCATCCCCGGCGATGCCGGCTGTCGCGCCGCGCCCGACGCTGTCTCGTGGTGTGCGTCGCGGGACGGGGCGGGGCGGCGGGCCGGGGTGCCGATGCGCTTGAGGCGCAGGCGGCTCTCGCGGGGCACCGGCTCCAGCTCGACGATCCGCGCTCCTTCCGGCGCGTGCCGGAGGTCGTGGGTGATGAGGATCGTCGTGCGACCGGCCATGAGCCGCCGCAGCGGCTGCATGACCTGGGTGGCCATCGTCTCGTCCAGCCCGCTCATGGGCTCGTCGAGCACCAGCACGGGCGCGTCGCGCAGGATGGCCCTGGCGATGGCGATCCGCTGCCGCTGCCCGCCGGACAGGAGCCTCCCCCGCTGTCCCACCGGCGTGTCGTAGCCCTGGGGCAGCAGCTTGACGAAGTCGTGCACCCCGGCCGCCTCGGCGGCCTTGATGACCTCGTCGTGCGAGGCGTCCGGCCGCCCGTAGGCGATGTTGTCCCGTACCGATCCGGAGAACAGCAGCGTCTCCTGGTGCAGGACGGTGACGTTGGCGCGCAGCGACTCGCGGGTGAGGCCGCGGATGTCGGCGCCGTCGAGCAGGATGCGTCCCGCGTCCGGGTCGTAGAAGCGCAGCAGCAGCTTGGCCAGCGTGGACTTGCCCGCCCCGCTGGGCCCGGTGAGCACGAGCAGTTCGCCGGGCTCGGCGGCGAAGGACACCTCCCGCAGCACCGGCCGTCCCCGCCCCGGGTAGGTGAAGCCGACCCGCTCGAAGTCGACCCGCCCTCGGCAGCGTCCCCGGGTTCCCGCGGCAACGGCGCCGGGAGCGTCGGTGACGGCGGGCTTGGTCCGCAGGATCTCGATGATCCGGTCGGATCCCGCGGCCGCCTCGGACACCGTCAGGGCCAGCTCGCCGAGGCTCTGCACGGCCGGGTAGAGCAGGGCCAGGTACGCGGCGAAGGCGAGCAGGCCACCGATGGTCAGCCGGCCGGCGGCGATCTCCCACGCGCCGACCCCGAGAATGACGATCAGGCAGACGGTCTCGATGACCTGGACGGCGGGACCGTACAGGCCGGACAGCCAGGCCTGCGCCATGTTGGCGCGCAGCCACGTGCGTCCCTCGGTGTGCAGGCGGCGGGCCTCGGCCGGCTGCCGGTTGTACGCCTGCACCAGCGGCTGGTTGGCCAGCCCTTCCTCCAGGACGCTGTTCATGGCGCCGTTGCTGTACCGCTCGCGGGCCGCGGCCGTTCTGAACCTGGCCGCGAATGCCCTCGACACCAGCAGGAACGCCGGAATCAGGGCGAAGGTGACGAGCGCGAGGTCCCACCGGATGAGGAAGGCGGCCCCGGCGAAGAACACGGCGCCGGCGGCCGCGGTGAGCGCTTTGACCAGCCCGGAGCCGACGAGTTCCTCGATGGCCTCGACGTCGTCGGTGAGCCGGGCCATGAGGTCGCCGAGGCGCCGCTTCTCGGAGAAGTCCGGCGCGAGCTTCTGGATGTGGGCGAACACCCGGTCGCGCAGTCCCAGCAGGAAACGTTCGGCGCCGAGCGCGGTGACGTACGAGCCGGCGAAGGACGCGACCCCCGCGACCGCGGCGAGCCCGAGCCAGCTGACCGCGGGAACCCAGAACGCCCCCAGCTCCCGGGTGGCGAGCACTTCGTCCGTGATGTGGCCGAACAGCCGGATCGCGGCGACCTCACACAGCGCCGCGACGATGGCGAGCACCACACCGGCCGCGAACAGCCGGCGCAACCCGCGGGTGTCCGGCCAGAACTCGCGGAAGGTGCGGCGCAGAGTGATCGCCGGAGCGAGTTCACGGCCGGAGGCGACGAAAGAGAGCCGGCGGCTCAGCCGCCGGCCCTCACGGGGTGTGTTTACCACCCCCACCACCACTTACGGCGTCTGCCCCAGCAGCAGCGGCGTCTGCGCCACCGCCGTCGGCGGCAACCCCATCCTTCTTGGAACCCGACTCGCGTGAACTGCGTGTTAGCCATGATTCCTCCCCCGTTGGATGGCCGACACATTCACAAATCGGACGCTAGCACTCAAATGCAAATAAATCACGAGATATTCGTCGGTGCAAAAGAGACTTGACCCGTCGAAGCAGCCCAGAAAGGCGATTCCGCATTCCGGTTAAATTAGATGTAAATGCAGGAAACAGCTAAATAAGGTAATGTAACCGCCAAAGGTGCGTCTCGGCACTGGTTCCAAGGAGTAGGGCGGCCGATACTTTGGTTCGATGGCACCTTCCGCTACGGCTGCCACGATCGGTGCATGACCTTCCTCGGCATCATCCTCATGATTCAGGGCTTTGGCGCGCTCATCGCCGAGCACTTCTTCGACAAGAGCTTCGGCCTGCTGCACCTGTGGTTCGACGGCGGCACGCTGGCCGCCGTCGCCACCGCGACAGGCCTGCTGGGCCTGGTGGTGATGGTCCTCGGACTCCGCCACGACGACTAGCACGACCGGGCGGCCAAGAGCACGCTCAGGTGAGCGAGGAGTAGGCCACCACCCCGCGCCGCATGCCGTCCACGGCCTTGACGGCGGTCTGCTTGATCTTGCTGCCGGGCGGGGCCGCGTTCCCGAGCTGGCCGAGCAGGTCCATCAGCTGCTTGATCCACCGTACGAAGTCGCCGGCGGCCAGCTCGTTGCCGTTGATGCCGTCCATGAGCACCGCGTCCAGGCTGTGCCCCTTCGTCCAGCGGAACGCCGCCCAGGCGAACCCCAGGTCGGGCTCCCTGATGGTGGACAGCCCGTGGTCGGACTCGATGCCCTCCAGCTCCCCCCACAGCCGGATCATCGACGTCAGCGCGTCCTGGGCCCGCCCTGCGGGGATCTTGGGACGGCGGGCGTCGTCGGCGGCCCGTGACTCGAACACCAGCGCCGACACGCAGGCCGCCAGCTCGGCCGGCTCCAGCTCCTCCCACAGCCCCTTGCGCAGGCTCTCGGCGGTCAGCAGGTCCAGCTCGGTGTAGATGCGGCCCAGGCGGCGGCCCTCGTCGGTGACCGTCTCGCCGTCGAGGTAGCCGAGCTGCTCCAGCACCGAGCAGATGCGGTCGAACGTACGGGAGATCACGTGCGAGCGGCCCTCGACGCGGCGGCGCAGCCCTTCGGTCTCGCGCAGCAGCTTGTAGTAGCGCTCGGCCCAGCGGGCGTGATCCTCGCGCTCGTCGCAGCCGTGGCACGGGTGCTGGCGGATGCGCCGGCGCAGCTCGTTGACCTCCTCGTCCTCCACGGTGTGGTCGCGGGCCCTGGCCGGCTTGCCCAGGTCACGATCGCCCATCTTGGCCAGCAGCGTGGAGACGAGGTTGGCGCGTTCCTTCGGCGAGCGGCCGTTGAAGTTCTTCGGGATGCGCAGCTTCTCCAAGGGCTCGACCGGCACCGGGAAGTCGGCCGGGTCGAGCTTTTTGACCTGCTTGCCGATCGTCAGCACGAGCGGGGTGGGCCCCGTCCCGGCGGCGCGGCCGCGCGGGTTGCGCCCCGGGTCGAGCACGATCGCCAGACCGGCCCGCCGCCCGCCGGGCACCCGGATGACGTCCCCGGGCTCCAGCGCCTCCAGCGACCGCACCGCCGCGGCGCGCCGGGCGGCGCCCCGCTGCCTGGCCAGCTCGGCCTCCCGATCGGACAGGCGGCGGCGCAGCGCCGCGTATTCGGGGAAGTCACCCAGGTGGCACGTCATGGCCTCCTGGTAGCCCTCCAGGGCCTCCTCGTGCTTGCGCAGCTGCTTGGCCAGGCCCACGACCGCCCGGTCGGCCTGGAACTGCGCGAACGACTCCTCCAGCAGCGTGCGCGCCCGCTCCCTGCCGAACTGGCCGACCAGGTTGACGGCCATGTTGTACGACGGCTGGAAGCTGGAACGCAGCGGGTAGGTCCGGGTGCCGGCCAGGCCCGCCACCGACAGCGGGTCCATGCCCGTCTGCCACAGCACCACGGCGTGGCCCTCGACGTCGATGCCGCGCCGCCCGGCCCGCCCGGTCAGCTGGGTGTACTCGCCGGGCGTCAGGTCGGCGTGGGACTCGCCGTTCCACTTGTCCAGCTTCTCGATCACCACGCTCCGGGCCGGCATGTTGATGCCGAGGGCGAGGGTCTCCGTGGCGAAGACCGCCTTGACCAGCCCGCGGGTGAACAGCTCCTCCACGACCTCCTTGAAGGCCGGCAGCATGCCCGCGTGGTGCGCCGCCAGGCCGCGCTCCAGGCAGTCGCGCCACTCCAGGAAGCCCAGCACCGCCAGGTCCTCGTCGGGCAGGTGCGCGGTGCGCTCATCGACGAGCTGCCTGATCTCGTGCCGCTCGCGGTCGGTGGTGAGCCGGATCCCGGCGTACAGGCACTGCTGCACCGCCGCGTCGCAACCGGCGCGGGAGAAGATGAACGTGATCGCCGGCAGCAGCCCTTCGGCGTCCAGCTTCTCGATGACCTGCACGCGGTCCGGCGGCCGGGACCGCTGCGGCCGGCCGTAGCCGCGCCGGCCCCGGCCCGCGGTCAGCCGCTCGGCGTCCTTGGTCACCCTCATCAAGGTGGGGTTGATGCGCGGCGTCAGGTCGTCGTTCATGAACATGTCGTAGAGGCGGTTGCCCACCATCATGTGCTGCCACAGCGGCACCGGCCGGACCTCGTCGACGATGACCGTGGTGTCGCCGCGCACCTCGCCCATCCACTCGCCGAACTCCTCGGCGTTGCTCACCGTCGCCGACAGCGCCACCAGCCGGACCGACTCCGGCAGGTGGATGATGACCTCTTCCCACACCGCGCCGCGGAACCGGTCGGCCAGGTAGTGGACCTCGTCCATGACGACGAAACCGAGCCCGCCCAGCGTGGCGGACCCGGCGTAGAGCATGTTGCGCAGCACCTCGGTGGTCATGACCACGATGGGGGCGTCGCCGTTGATGCTGTTGTCGCCGGTCAGCAGGCCGACCTTGGCGGTGCCGTAGCGTTTGACCAGGTCGTTGTACTTCTGGTTGGACAACGCCTTGATGGGGGTGGTGTAGAAGCACTTGCGGCCCTGCTCCAAGGCCAGGTGCACGGCGAACTCGCCGACCACCGTCTTGCCCGACCCCGTGGGCGCCGCCACCAGGACGCCGTCGCCGGCTTCCAGGGCCCGGCAGGCGTCGAGCTGGAAGTCGTCCAGCTCGAAGTCGTAGAGACCTCGGAACGATCTGAGAGCGGCCCCTTCGTCCCCGTGCTTCTGACGGAAGGCCGCGTAACGTTCCGCTGGCGTTGTCATACCCGTCAGCCTACCGAAATCGCCATTCCGGTCCGTCCCGCCCATTCCCGCCCCTCCCCCCGCCGCGGGCCAGGAGCACCCAGCGGCATCGTTCCGGACCATCCCGGCGCCTTTACATTGTAGATCTTAAACGATGACCCGCAGCGCCCCCGGCCGCACCTCGCACTCCAGCGGCACCGGCCCGATCCGTTCCCCGTCCGCGTACGCCACCACGTCGAGGGCCTCCAGCCGCACGCTGCGCACCCGCCGCACCGACACGGCGCGATGCCCGACGTGCGTCCCCCGGTACACGCTCGGGAACACCCGCAGGAACTCCCCCTTGGAGATCGCGCCCACCATCATCACGTCCAGCAGCCCGTCGTCGGGCAGCGCGTCCGGGCACACCCGCATCCCCGCCCCGTACGAGCGCGTGTTGGCCACGGCCACCAGCATGGCCTCCTGCTCCACCACCTCGTCCCCGTCGAAGGTGACCCGGAACGGGATGGGCCGGAACGAGCGCAGTTCCTCCAGCATCGCGACCACGTACTTGGCCATCCCGGGCGGCCAGGTGAGCCGGTTGGCCCGCTCGTTGACCCGCGAGTCGAACCCGCAGCACACCACCCCCGCGAACAGTTCCTCGGCGCCTCCCGCGCGGAGGCGGGCCACGTCGACCAGCCGCGACTTCATGCGCAGCACGACGCGGGCCGCCATGACGGGGTCCTTGCACGGCAGGCCGAGCGCGGCCGCGATGTCGTTGCCGGTGCCCGCGGGGATGATCCCGAGCGGCACGTCGGTGCCGGCCACGGCCTGCACGGCGAGATGGACGAGGCCGTCGCCGCCGAAGGCGACGAGCGCGTCAGGGCGTTCGGCGACGGCCGTGCAGGCGCGTTCGAGCGCATCGGCGGCGTCGACGCCGACGATCACCGACAGCTCGGCTCCGCCGGCACGCAGCCGGCGCGCCACGGGCTCGAGCATGCGCAGCGTCCGGCCGCCGCGGGCGGCCGGGTTGACGAGCAGGGCGAGTTGCGGGGACACGCCCGGAACCTATCGCCTATCGGGCGGAACCGGAATCCTCTTCTGGCCGGGAGGGCTCCCGAGGCCCGTCAGCCGTCATCGGACCGAACCGGAGTCCTCTTTGTCCTCAGGGTCGTCGTCGAGCGGCGTGTCCTCCGGCAGCGGCGAGGCCTCGTCGTCGGACAGGTGGGCGAACTCGCTCTCCGGCTGCCGCTTCTCCCGCAGGTACATGAACAGCTCGGCCGCCATGAACAGCACGATCATCGGCGCCGCCAGCGCCATCATGGTGATCGGGTCGCCGCCCGGCGTGACGACGGCGCCGAACACGAACATCAGGAAGATGACCAGCCGCCGGTGCTTGGAGACGGTCGCGTGCGACAGCACCCCGATGACGTTGAGGAACACCAGCAGCAGCGGCAGCTCGAACGACACCCCGAAGATCATGAGCATGATCAGGACGTAGTCGAGGTAGTCGTCGATGGAGATCGTGGCGACCGTGCCGTCGAGCGAGAACCCCAGCAGGAACCCCAGGGCGGTGTCCATGATGAAGTAGGACAGCCCCGCGCCCAGCGCGAACAGCGGGATGGCCAGCGCCAGGAACGTCAGCGTGTAGCGCTTCTCGGTGCGGTAGAGCGCCGGGGTGACGAACGCCCAGATCTGGTAGAGCCAGGCGGGCGAGGACACCACGAGGCCGACCATCAACGAGACCTTCAGCGTGATGAAGAACGACGAGAAGATGCCGTTGTAGGTGAGACTGCACGCCCCGTTGAGCTGGCGCGATTGAGGAGTCGCGCAGTAGGGCTCCTTGAGCAGCTCCCACACAGGCCCCGAGACGATCCAGCCGACGATCAGGCCGACCGCGATCGCGGCGAATGCGATGAGCAGCCGGTTGCGCAGCTCACGCAGGTGCTCCATGAGCGGCATCCGGCCTTCTGGGTCCGGCTCCGGCTTCGGCCTGGGGCCCGATCGTTTCAGCAGCGCCATCTAAGCAGTCCTGGGGACGAGGGGGCGGGGGTCAGGGACGCTTGTCGGCCTGCGCGCCGGCCCGCAGCCGCGCGGCCTCCTCCTCGAGCCGGCGGGCCTGCTCCTCGGCGGAGATCACCGGCGCGGCCGGGATCTGCTGCGGAGGCGCGGGCGCCTGCTGGGGCTCGGGCGTGGCCTGCACGACCGTCGGCTTGTCGTCGTCGTCCTCGGTCATCTTGCTGGTCTCCGCCTTGAAGATGCGCAGGGACCGTCCGACGCCACGGGCGAGGTCCGGCAGCTTCTTGGCCCCGAAGAGGAGGACCAGCGCCACCAGGATCAGGATGATCTCTGGAGCTCCCAAGTTCATGTGACGTCCTTCATGGTGAGCAGAGTGCTGTTCTTCCCCCCGATCGTACGCTGCCAGCGGCTCTGCCTCATCCCTTGAGGTCCTGTTTCATTCTGAATTGCTCGTTAACTTGAGCGATTTCCCTGTTGAGCCCACGTGCCGCGGCCACGACCCTGGCTCCGGCGACCCCCAGCACGGCCAGTCCGGCCAGTACGAGCCCGGCCGCCACGAAGATCCACGTCATGACCGGTGAGCGTACAGGGCCAGGGCGCGCTCGGCCTCGCGGCGCACGGTCTCGGCCATCCGAGGCGGCGAGACGACCCTGCCGGTGTCGCCCAGCCGCAGCGCCAGCTTGAGTATCCAGTCGTCGTCGCGGGCCCGCAGCGCCACCCGCAGCCGCCCTTCGCCCAGCTCGGTGACCTGCTCGCACGGGTAGTACTCGGCCACCCACCGCCCGGCGGCGCTGACCTCCAGCTCGACCAGCTCGTCGGTCGGCGAGGGCCGGAAGACGCCCTGGGTCACGTCGATGGGCTCGGCCTCCGCCGGCGGGTCGGCGGGCACGTCAAGGACGTCCACGCCGAGCATGCGGTCGAGCCTGAACAGCCGCATCGCCTCGGCCCGGTAGCACCAGCCCTCCAGGTAGGCGCGGCCGTCGACGACCACGACCCGGGTGGGGTCGACCTCGCGCGGCGTCACCTCGTCGCGCCCGGGCACGTAGTAGCGCAGCGACAGCCTGCGCCCCCGCTTCAGCCCTTCGCGCACGCGCGGCAGCGCGTCGGGGGCGGCGTCCACGTCGACGGCGACCTGGCTGCTGACCGTGGCGGCGCCCTCGCCGGCGGCCCGTTCCAGCTTGGCCATCACCCGGGGCAGCGCGTCGCTGCCGGCCTGCACCTCGGCGAGCTCGGGGGTGGCGGCCAGCATGCGCAGCGCGACCAGCAGGGCGCTGGCCTCGTCGATGCCGAGCCGCAGCGGCCTGGCGATGGTGTCGGCGTTGTCGATGAGGATCTCGCCGCCGTCCCAGGACACGTCGATCAGGTCGCCGGGGGTGTGGCCGGGCAGCCCGCACATCCATACGAGCTGCAGGTCGTCGATGAGCTGCTTCTCGCTCAGCCCGAACACCGCGGCCACCTCGCCGACCTGCGCCCCCGGATGGGACATCAGGTACGGCACCAGCGCCAGCAACCTCGGCAGCCGATCCGCCGACCCACTCATGCGCCCTCCTTCGTCGGTCGCATGAGCGGGCCGCTGCTGCGTCTGATTGTTCGCTCGCTCCGCTCGCTCACGCCATTGCCCCCTTCAGTCTGCGGATGACGGCCTCGCGGGCGTCCGGCGGCTCGACGACCTCGACGTCGGGGCCGAGGCTGGCCATCCACCCGGCGAGCCGTTCGGGGTCG from Nonomuraea polychroma encodes the following:
- a CDS encoding ABC transporter ATP-binding protein; translation: MVNTPREGRRLSRRLSFVASGRELAPAITLRRTFREFWPDTRGLRRLFAAGVVLAIVAALCEVAAIRLFGHITDEVLATRELGAFWVPAVSWLGLAAVAGVASFAGSYVTALGAERFLLGLRDRVFAHIQKLAPDFSEKRRLGDLMARLTDDVEAIEELVGSGLVKALTAAAGAVFFAGAAFLIRWDLALVTFALIPAFLLVSRAFAARFRTAAARERYSNGAMNSVLEEGLANQPLVQAYNRQPAEARRLHTEGRTWLRANMAQAWLSGLYGPAVQVIETVCLIVILGVGAWEIAAGRLTIGGLLAFAAYLALLYPAVQSLGELALTVSEAAAGSDRIIEILRTKPAVTDAPGAVAAGTRGRCRGRVDFERVGFTYPGRGRPVLREVSFAAEPGELLVLTGPSGAGKSTLAKLLLRFYDPDAGRILLDGADIRGLTRESLRANVTVLHQETLLFSGSVRDNIAYGRPDASHDEVIKAAEAAGVHDFVKLLPQGYDTPVGQRGRLLSGGQRQRIAIARAILRDAPVLVLDEPMSGLDETMATQVMQPLRRLMAGRTTILITHDLRHAPEGARIVELEPVPRESRLRLKRIGTPARRPAPSRDAHHETASGAARQPASPGMARQVVSSVSPSDRMCGAQQGTLSDPGRHAAGAPDALHGVRQGTAPGPRDDSPES
- a CDS encoding DEAD/DEAH box helicase — protein: MTTPAERYAAFRQKHGDEGAALRSFRGLYDFELDDFQLDACRALEAGDGVLVAAPTGSGKTVVGEFAVHLALEQGRKCFYTTPIKALSNQKYNDLVKRYGTAKVGLLTGDNSINGDAPIVVMTTEVLRNMLYAGSATLGGLGFVVMDEVHYLADRFRGAVWEEVIIHLPESVRLVALSATVSNAEEFGEWMGEVRGDTTVIVDEVRPVPLWQHMMVGNRLYDMFMNDDLTPRINPTLMRVTKDAERLTAGRGRRGYGRPQRSRPPDRVQVIEKLDAEGLLPAITFIFSRAGCDAAVQQCLYAGIRLTTDRERHEIRQLVDERTAHLPDEDLAVLGFLEWRDCLERGLAAHHAGMLPAFKEVVEELFTRGLVKAVFATETLALGINMPARSVVIEKLDKWNGESHADLTPGEYTQLTGRAGRRGIDVEGHAVVLWQTGMDPLSVAGLAGTRTYPLRSSFQPSYNMAVNLVGQFGRERARTLLEESFAQFQADRAVVGLAKQLRKHEEALEGYQEAMTCHLGDFPEYAALRRRLSDREAELARQRGAARRAAAVRSLEALEPGDVIRVPGGRRAGLAIVLDPGRNPRGRAAGTGPTPLVLTIGKQVKKLDPADFPVPVEPLEKLRIPKNFNGRSPKERANLVSTLLAKMGDRDLGKPARARDHTVEDEEVNELRRRIRQHPCHGCDEREDHARWAERYYKLLRETEGLRRRVEGRSHVISRTFDRICSVLEQLGYLDGETVTDEGRRLGRIYTELDLLTAESLRKGLWEELEPAELAACVSALVFESRAADDARRPKIPAGRAQDALTSMIRLWGELEGIESDHGLSTIREPDLGFAWAAFRWTKGHSLDAVLMDGINGNELAAGDFVRWIKQLMDLLGQLGNAAPPGSKIKQTAVKAVDGMRRGVVAYSSLT
- a CDS encoding YegS/Rv2252/BmrU family lipid kinase; the protein is MSPQLALLVNPAARGGRTLRMLEPVARRLRAGGAELSVIVGVDAADALERACTAVAERPDALVAFGGDGLVHLAVQAVAGTDVPLGIIPAGTGNDIAAALGLPCKDPVMAARVVLRMKSRLVDVARLRAGGAEELFAGVVCCGFDSRVNERANRLTWPPGMAKYVVAMLEELRSFRPIPFRVTFDGDEVVEQEAMLVAVANTRSYGAGMRVCPDALPDDGLLDVMMVGAISKGEFLRVFPSVYRGTHVGHRAVSVRRVRSVRLEALDVVAYADGERIGPVPLECEVRPGALRVIV
- the tatC gene encoding twin-arginine translocase subunit TatC, coding for MALLKRSGPRPKPEPDPEGRMPLMEHLRELRNRLLIAFAAIAVGLIVGWIVSGPVWELLKEPYCATPQSRQLNGACSLTYNGIFSSFFITLKVSLMVGLVVSSPAWLYQIWAFVTPALYRTEKRYTLTFLALAIPLFALGAGLSYFIMDTALGFLLGFSLDGTVATISIDDYLDYVLIMLMIFGVSFELPLLLVFLNVIGVLSHATVSKHRRLVIFLMFVFGAVVTPGGDPITMMALAAPMIVLFMAAELFMYLREKRQPESEFAHLSDDEASPLPEDTPLDDDPEDKEDSGSVR
- the tatA gene encoding Sec-independent protein translocase subunit TatA, producing MNLGAPEIILILVALVLLFGAKKLPDLARGVGRSLRIFKAETSKMTEDDDDKPTVVQATPEPQQAPAPPQQIPAAPVISAEEQARRLEEEAARLRAGAQADKRP
- a CDS encoding helix-turn-helix transcriptional regulator: MSGSADRLPRLLALVPYLMSHPGAQVGEVAAVFGLSEKQLIDDLQLVWMCGLPGHTPGDLIDVSWDGGEILIDNADTIARPLRLGIDEASALLVALRMLAATPELAEVQAGSDALPRVMAKLERAAGEGAATVSSQVAVDVDAAPDALPRVREGLKRGRRLSLRYYVPGRDEVTPREVDPTRVVVVDGRAYLEGWCYRAEAMRLFRLDRMLGVDVLDVPADPPAEAEPIDVTQGVFRPSPTDELVELEVSAAGRWVAEYYPCEQVTELGEGRLRVALRARDDDWILKLALRLGDTGRVVSPPRMAETVRREAERALALYAHRS